The following are encoded in a window of Thunnus albacares chromosome 9, fThuAlb1.1, whole genome shotgun sequence genomic DNA:
- the si:ch211-284e20.8 gene encoding fetuin-B yields MMSVYLLILCLAVLQQGGRARPDPPGCNSPEAVRVAEEALEQINRDRTHGYILSLNRLYDLSHASEKEKGGLLYKLTIDVMETKCHITSRKPWKQCEVRDIGDVPVYGECEVSVYADTEIRLQSYSCALREVPATAVVDVCPDCPTADNLNEPVVKETANLSLQRFNEESRLANYFTLENITKASSQWVAGPSYFVEFTIVETVCSKKTDASELHNCSPMDCQFAHRGFCLGSHEAHEEQFEIRLPVGKKDSSFRKPVEVKCEIYEPQAAAAEEQAHAKADSGHTGHQHHNHTHLHPHEHVHSTTPSSDHTVSKPRVSLGTVVDQPASPRSAPAAGSCPGPRRHNLGLDRLKL; encoded by the exons atgatGAGTGTGTACCTGCTGATCCTGTGTCTGGCTGTGCTGCAGCAGGGGGGCAGAGCCAGGCCAGACCCTCCAGGCTGCAATAGCCCTGAGGCGGTGAGGGTGGCAGAAGAGGCCCTGGAGCAGATCAACCGGGACCGGACACACGGATACATCCTGAGCCTCAACAGATTGTATGACCTCTCACACGCTTCTGAAAAG gagaaaGGTGGGTTGCTCTATAAACTGACCATTGATGTCATGGAGACCAAATGCCACATCACCAGCAGGAAACCATGGAAACAATGTGAAGTCAGGGATATCGGTGATGTTCCA GTGTATGGAGAGTGTGAGGTATCTGTCTACGCTGACACTGAAATCAGACTTCAAAGCTATTCCTGCGCACTCCGTGAAG TTCCCGCCACCGCAGTGGTGGATGTGTGTCCGGACTGTCCCACAGCTGATAACCTGAATGAGCCCGTCGTCAAGGAGACAGCAAACCTCTCCCTGCAGAGGTTCAATGAAGAGAGCCGCCTGGCCAACTACTTCACCCTGGAGAACATTACTAAAGCAAGTTCACAG TGGGTCGCAGGTCCGTCCTACTTTGTGGAGTTCACCATCGTGGAGACTGTTTGTTCAAAGAAAACAGATGCCAGTGAACTGCACAACTGCTCACCTATGGACTGTCAGTTTGCT CATCGAGGCTTCTGTTTGGGCTCACACGAGGCTCATGAGGAGCAGTTTGAAATCAGACTCCCTGTCGGAAAGAAGGACAGCTCATTTCGGAAGCCCGTGGAGGTGAAGTGTGAGATCTACGAGCCTCAG gctgctgctgcagaggaaCAGGCCCATGCAAAGGCAGACAGCGGGCACACCGGGCATCAGcaccacaaccacacacacctgcaccCACATGAACATGTGCACTCAACCACACCCAGCTCAGACCACACTGTATCCAAGCCCAGGGTCTCCTTAGGGACTGTGGTGGATCAGCCTGCATCTCCCAGATCTGCCCCAGCAGCCGGCTCCTGCCCCGGCCCTCGCAGACACAATCTGGGTTTAGACAGACTcaagctctga
- the fetub gene encoding fetuin B, whose product MKCCVLLSMLLALGCVHVYGAPVEQDGMEQGSCTDAQALGAAGQAMTKINQDRHEGYIFALHRLSDVHTTKHGETGVVFYLTMDVVETNCSVLSKKAWKECEARPDSDTPVYGQCKAAIYMNRVHRVVRLYKYSCAVRPVPAARVSEICPDCPSHIALDNAEVQKTVSSSLEKFNKESGLANYFAVLNVTRATSGWGVAAYYHVEYTIQETTCTKSTEAAAADKCPVMECEFAHKGFCKASSYESPAGDSQISVDCELYEPEAGEREKKLHLLGEGTDHSHSDTESHTHDHDGAHAADATHTHDHVHDHTKSHSHHDQTHKHAEGSDHHHSHDHDAGSPHKHAHDHSHDHGHGHDHVHAHHAKAHDHSGDFPNHHHDYKHADGVHTHEHDHELALDHDHKHAHLHEHEHHHHHHEHEHETSVHDHPEGTVRVLPALGQPTTLPSFPDTPAGGQGVAVTLPLKPDPQIPGEHEPTVLPFPSSVSAECPPKAAAEGSTLVDKLFAEDPEFKSAA is encoded by the exons ATGAAGTGCTGCGTGCTGTTGTCGATGCTGTTGGCGTTGGGGTGTGTGCATGTCTACGGTGCACCGGTGGAGCAGGATGGCATGGAGCAGGGGTCGTGTACGGATGCCCAAGCATTGGGTGCAGCAGGCCAGGCTATGACCAAGATCAACCAGGACAGGCATGAGGGCTACATCTTCGCCCTGCACCGCCTGTCCGACGTCCACACAACAAAACAC GGAGAGACTGGCGTGGTTTTCTACCTGACCATGGATGTTGTGGAGACAAACTGTAGCGTTCTCAGCAAGAAGGCCTGGAAGGAGTGTGAGGCTCGTCCTGACTCCGACACACCG GTATATGGACAGTGCAAAGCTGCCATCTACATGAATAGGGTGCACAGAGTGGTGCGTCTCTACAAGTACAGCTGTGCTGTCAGaccag tTCCTGCAGCCAGAGTGTCTGAGATTTGTCCTGACTGTCCGTCTCATATCGCCTTGGACAACGCAGAGGTTCAGAAGACCGTGTCTAGCTCCCTGGAGAAGTTCAACAAGGAAAGCGGGCTGGCCAATTACTTTGCTGTGCTTAATGTCACCCGTGCTACTTCAGGG TGGGGAGTAGCGGCGTATTACCACGTAGAGTACACCATCCAGGAGACGACCTGCACCAAGAGcacagaagcagctgcagctgataaGTGTCCCGTCATGGAGTGCGAGTTCGCT CACAAGGGCTTCTGTAAGGCCTCCAGCTACGAGTCTCCAGCCGGTGATAGTCAGATCAGTGTAGACTGTGAGCTCTATGAGCCTGAG gctggtgagagagagaagaaacttCACCTTCTGGGTGAAGGGACTGACCACAGCCACAGCGACACAGAGTCACACACCCACGACCACGATGGCGCACACGCCGCCgacgcaacacacacacacgaccatGTCCACGATCACACCAAGAGCCACTCTCATCACGATCAAACCCACAAGCACGCTGAGGGCAGCGACCACCACCACTCTCACGACCACGATGCAGGCAGCCCCCACAAGCACGCTCATGACCACTCCCACGACCACGGGCACGGCCACGACCACGTGCACGCTCACCACGCCAAGGCACACGACCACAGCGGCGACTTTCCCAACCATCACCACGACTACAAGCACGCAGATGGCGTGCACACCCACGAGCACGACCACGAGCTAGCTCTGGACCACGACCACAAGCACGCTCACTTGCACGAGCATGagcaccaccaccatcaccatgaGCACGAGCATGAGACCTCAGTCCACGACCACCCAGAGGGCACTGTGAGGGTGCTGCCCGCCTTGGGCCAGCCCACTACCCTGCCTTCCTTCCCTGACACACCCGCAGGTGGCCAGGGGGTAGCAGTCACCCTGCCCCTCAAGCCCGACCCCCAGATCCCCGGAGAGCACGAACCCACCGTTCTGCCCTTCCCCAGCTCAGTCTCGGCCGAGTGCCCCCCCAAGGCCGCAGCGGAGGGCAGCACCCTGGTGGACAAACTCTTCGCTGAGGACCCCGAGTTCAAATCAGCTGCGTAA